A single genomic interval of Macadamia integrifolia cultivar HAES 741 chromosome 6, SCU_Mint_v3, whole genome shotgun sequence harbors:
- the LOC122082832 gene encoding probable transcription factor KAN2 isoform X3 encodes MMEFFPAQPDLSLQISPPNRKSNTTAWRTADEEINLGFWRRAMDSNDTIASIKMSPGEPENTFELSLSNPRVSSSLDSNFNHLHHHLLQQGHGNLILPLQDHRQQQGLHQELGLLGPLRASFQSQSLMRSRLSSRFPAKRSMRAPRMRWTTTLHARFVHAVELLGGHERATPKSVLELMDVKDLTLAHVKSHLQMYRTVKTTTDRPPTCSGQLDGFENGSAGEASDDTSILDIHENPPTSESCVHQRGRLEDKDYCGLWSNSSSREALSHGKPMDSQGSSSPSFEKDPNCQHYESISDLSSSSFLGTSPKKPNLEFTLGRSLWYQPLF; translated from the exons ATGATGGAGTTCTTTCCTGCACAACCTGATTTGTCCCTTCAAATTAGTCCCCCCAACAGAAAATCCAACACCACAGCATGGAGGACAGCCGATGAAGAGATAAATTTGGGTTTCTGGAGGAGAGCTATGGATTCCAATGATACCATTGCTTCCATAAAGATGTCGCCGGGGGAACCCGAAAACACTTTCGAGCTTTCCTTGTCAAACCCAAGGGTTTCTTCTTCCTTAGATTCCAACTTCaaccatcttcatcatcatcttcttcaacaaggCCATGGCAATCTTATTCTGCCACTTCAAGACCATAGGCAACAGCAAGGACTTCACCAAGAGCTTGGATTGTTAGGACCCCTAAGAG cttCCTTTCAATCACAAAGCCTGATGAGATCGAGATTATCATCAAGGTTTCCAGCGAAAAGAAGCATGAGAGCTCCTCGAATGCGATGGACTACCACCCTCCATGCTCGCTTTGTTCATGCTGTTGAGCTGCTAGGTGGCCATGAAA GAGCTACACCCAAATCGGTTCTTGAGCTCATGGATGTGAAAGATCTCACCTTGGCTCATGTCAAATCTCATTTACAG ATGTATCGAACGGTGAAGACGACGACAGATAGACCTCCAACTTGTTCAG GCCAATTAGATGGATTTGAAAATGGATCGGCAGGAGAGGCTTCGGATGATACCTCCATACTTGACATTCATGAGAACCCACCAACATCTGAGTCTTGTGTACATCAGCGAGGACGGTTGGAAGATAAAGATTATTGTGGCCTGTGGAGCAATTCTTCAAG CAGAGAAGCTTTGTCGCATGGCAAACCAATGGATTCTCAAGGAAGCAGCTCACCATCTTTTGAG AAGGACCCAAATTGCCAACACTACGAAAGCATATCTGATTTGAGCTCATCAAGCTTCTTAGGAACAAGCCCCAAGAAGCCCAATCTGGAGTTCACCTTGGGCAGGTCACTTTGGTATCAACCACTGTTTTGA
- the LOC122082832 gene encoding probable transcription factor KAN2 isoform X1, with the protein MMEFFPAQPDLSLQISPPNRKSNTTAWRTADEEINLGFWRRAMDSNDTIASIKMSPGEPENTFELSLSNPRVSSSLDSNFNHLHHHLLQQGHGNLILPLQDHRQQQGLHQELGLLGPLRGVRVYHNNNLPSFPYVQHQSLDSYLSCATTNSSSSASFQSQSLMRSRLSSRFPAKRSMRAPRMRWTTTLHARFVHAVELLGGHERATPKSVLELMDVKDLTLAHVKSHLQMYRTVKTTTDRPPTCSGQLDGFENGSAGEASDDTSILDIHENPPTSESCVHQRGRLEDKDYCGLWSNSSSREALSHGKPMDSQGSSSPSFEKDPNCQHYESISDLSSSSFLGTSPKKPNLEFTLGRSLWYQPLF; encoded by the exons ATGATGGAGTTCTTTCCTGCACAACCTGATTTGTCCCTTCAAATTAGTCCCCCCAACAGAAAATCCAACACCACAGCATGGAGGACAGCCGATGAAGAGATAAATTTGGGTTTCTGGAGGAGAGCTATGGATTCCAATGATACCATTGCTTCCATAAAGATGTCGCCGGGGGAACCCGAAAACACTTTCGAGCTTTCCTTGTCAAACCCAAGGGTTTCTTCTTCCTTAGATTCCAACTTCaaccatcttcatcatcatcttcttcaacaaggCCATGGCAATCTTATTCTGCCACTTCAAGACCATAGGCAACAGCAAGGACTTCACCAAGAGCTTGGATTGTTAGGACCCCTAAGAGGTGTTCGTGTCTACCATAATAATAACCTTCCTTCCTTCCCTTATGTCCAGCATCAGTCATTAGATTCTTATTTATCTTGTGCAACCaccaattcttcttcttcagcttCCTTTCAATCACAAAGCCTGATGAGATCGAGATTATCATCAAGGTTTCCAGCGAAAAGAAGCATGAGAGCTCCTCGAATGCGATGGACTACCACCCTCCATGCTCGCTTTGTTCATGCTGTTGAGCTGCTAGGTGGCCATGAAA GAGCTACACCCAAATCGGTTCTTGAGCTCATGGATGTGAAAGATCTCACCTTGGCTCATGTCAAATCTCATTTACAG ATGTATCGAACGGTGAAGACGACGACAGATAGACCTCCAACTTGTTCAG GCCAATTAGATGGATTTGAAAATGGATCGGCAGGAGAGGCTTCGGATGATACCTCCATACTTGACATTCATGAGAACCCACCAACATCTGAGTCTTGTGTACATCAGCGAGGACGGTTGGAAGATAAAGATTATTGTGGCCTGTGGAGCAATTCTTCAAG CAGAGAAGCTTTGTCGCATGGCAAACCAATGGATTCTCAAGGAAGCAGCTCACCATCTTTTGAG AAGGACCCAAATTGCCAACACTACGAAAGCATATCTGATTTGAGCTCATCAAGCTTCTTAGGAACAAGCCCCAAGAAGCCCAATCTGGAGTTCACCTTGGGCAGGTCACTTTGGTATCAACCACTGTTTTGA
- the LOC122082832 gene encoding probable transcription factor KAN2 isoform X2, whose product MMEFFPAQPDLSLQISPPNRKSNTTAWRTADEEINLGFWRRAMDSNDTIASIKMSPGEPENTFELSLSNPRVSSSLDSNFNHLHHHLLQQGHGNLILPLQDHRQQQGLHQELGLLGPLRGVRVYHNNNLPSFPYVQHQSLDSYLSCATTNSSSSASFQSQSLMRSRLSSRFPAKRSMRAPRMRWTTTLHARFVHAVELLGGHERATPKSVLELMDVKDLTLAHVKSHLQMYRTVKTTTDRPPTCSGQLDGFENGSAGEASDDTSILDIHENPPTSESCVHQRGRLEDKDYCGLWSNSSREALSHGKPMDSQGSSSPSFEKDPNCQHYESISDLSSSSFLGTSPKKPNLEFTLGRSLWYQPLF is encoded by the exons ATGATGGAGTTCTTTCCTGCACAACCTGATTTGTCCCTTCAAATTAGTCCCCCCAACAGAAAATCCAACACCACAGCATGGAGGACAGCCGATGAAGAGATAAATTTGGGTTTCTGGAGGAGAGCTATGGATTCCAATGATACCATTGCTTCCATAAAGATGTCGCCGGGGGAACCCGAAAACACTTTCGAGCTTTCCTTGTCAAACCCAAGGGTTTCTTCTTCCTTAGATTCCAACTTCaaccatcttcatcatcatcttcttcaacaaggCCATGGCAATCTTATTCTGCCACTTCAAGACCATAGGCAACAGCAAGGACTTCACCAAGAGCTTGGATTGTTAGGACCCCTAAGAGGTGTTCGTGTCTACCATAATAATAACCTTCCTTCCTTCCCTTATGTCCAGCATCAGTCATTAGATTCTTATTTATCTTGTGCAACCaccaattcttcttcttcagcttCCTTTCAATCACAAAGCCTGATGAGATCGAGATTATCATCAAGGTTTCCAGCGAAAAGAAGCATGAGAGCTCCTCGAATGCGATGGACTACCACCCTCCATGCTCGCTTTGTTCATGCTGTTGAGCTGCTAGGTGGCCATGAAA GAGCTACACCCAAATCGGTTCTTGAGCTCATGGATGTGAAAGATCTCACCTTGGCTCATGTCAAATCTCATTTACAG ATGTATCGAACGGTGAAGACGACGACAGATAGACCTCCAACTTGTTCAG GCCAATTAGATGGATTTGAAAATGGATCGGCAGGAGAGGCTTCGGATGATACCTCCATACTTGACATTCATGAGAACCCACCAACATCTGAGTCTTGTGTACATCAGCGAGGACGGTTGGAAGATAAAGATTATTGTGGCCTGTGGAGCAATTCTTCAAG AGAAGCTTTGTCGCATGGCAAACCAATGGATTCTCAAGGAAGCAGCTCACCATCTTTTGAG AAGGACCCAAATTGCCAACACTACGAAAGCATATCTGATTTGAGCTCATCAAGCTTCTTAGGAACAAGCCCCAAGAAGCCCAATCTGGAGTTCACCTTGGGCAGGTCACTTTGGTATCAACCACTGTTTTGA